A single genomic interval of Antarcticibacterium arcticum harbors:
- a CDS encoding L-histidine N(alpha)-methyltransferase, translated as MNTNTRTTFASSFEEDCYKGLTSYPKYLLSKYIYDKKGDKLFQEIMELPEYYLTRCEYDILEKHSAKIAGYMDGPGGFDLIELGAGDGKKTKLLLRELVAQKIDFNYLPVDISENVLLELEASLKSEIPELEVKIQQGTYFKTLEKLADFNTRKKVIMMLGSNIGNLLHKDAIDFLTNISAAMSDKDMLFMGFDQKKHPQTVLDAYNDPTGVTAAFNKNHLERINSELGGNFDIDTFLHWETYDPESGTAKSFLVSKIDQKVSIESLGLEVHFDAWETIHTEISQKYDDQVVNWLADQARLKVTNAFTDKKGYYKNYIFQKK; from the coding sequence ATGAACACCAACACCAGAACCACTTTCGCGTCTTCTTTTGAAGAAGATTGCTATAAAGGATTAACCAGTTATCCCAAATACCTCCTGTCCAAATATATTTATGATAAAAAAGGAGACAAATTATTCCAGGAAATCATGGAGTTACCGGAATATTATCTAACCCGGTGTGAGTATGACATTCTGGAAAAACATTCAGCAAAAATAGCCGGGTATATGGACGGGCCGGGTGGCTTTGACCTTATTGAATTAGGAGCCGGAGACGGTAAAAAAACCAAACTGTTATTACGGGAACTGGTAGCGCAAAAGATCGATTTTAATTATCTGCCTGTAGATATAAGTGAGAATGTTCTTTTGGAACTGGAAGCCTCTTTAAAAAGTGAGATCCCGGAGCTTGAAGTTAAAATTCAGCAGGGTACCTATTTTAAAACCCTGGAAAAGCTGGCCGACTTTAATACACGCAAAAAAGTGATCATGATGCTGGGATCAAATATTGGGAACCTGCTTCACAAGGATGCAATTGATTTCCTTACCAATATTTCGGCGGCAATGAGTGATAAGGACATGCTTTTTATGGGCTTTGATCAGAAAAAACACCCTCAAACAGTGTTGGACGCCTATAATGACCCAACGGGAGTTACAGCGGCATTTAATAAAAACCACCTGGAACGTATCAATTCCGAGCTGGGCGGTAATTTTGATATAGATACATTTTTGCATTGGGAAACCTATGATCCGGAATCAGGGACGGCAAAAAGTTTCCTGGTAAGCAAAATAGATCAAAAAGTGAGCATAGAAAGCCTGGGACTGGAGGTGCATTTTGATGCCTGGGAAACTATTCATACCGAGATCTCTCAAAAATATGATGATCAGGTGGTGAATTGGCTTGCAGACCAGGCGCGCCTAAAAGTTACAAACGCCTTTACAGATAAGAAGGGATACTACAAGAATTATATCTTTCAGAAAAAATAA
- a CDS encoding DUF427 domain-containing protein, producing the protein MKAIWNNEVIAESNKTKVVENNHYFPMDSIKCEYFKPSNTTTRCAWKGEASYYDLEVNGEKNKDAAWYYPQASHAAKPIENYVAFWKEVKVTE; encoded by the coding sequence ATGAAAGCCATCTGGAACAACGAAGTAATCGCCGAAAGCAACAAAACGAAAGTAGTTGAGAACAATCATTATTTTCCAATGGATTCCATTAAATGTGAATACTTTAAACCCAGCAACACCACCACCCGATGTGCCTGGAAAGGAGAAGCATCCTATTATGATCTTGAGGTAAATGGAGAGAAGAATAAAGATGCCGCCTGGTATTACCCCCAGGCAAGTCACGCTGCAAAACCTATAGAAAATTATGTGGCTTTCTGGAAAGAAGTTAAAGTAACCGAATAA
- the egtB gene encoding ergothioneine biosynthesis protein EgtB gives MISQHRLLNLFNDTRAETENICSFLEIEDYVVQPVVDVSPPKWHLGHTTWFFEEFVLKKYQEDYKLYDPNSAYVFNSYYESVGDKVIRTDRGNLSRPTVAWVYNYRKYVTRELQDFFSNNPELSKEILEVIEIGCHHEKQHQELLYTDIKYILGNNPLLPVYNDIFEENPIEDTPPEWIKIPEGVYEIGHKNEDFSYDNELGVHKVYLKDFEISSTLVTNGEYLEFINAGGYSKVLLWHAEAWDWLNSNNITAPFYWHQIDWEWHQYTLQGLIKLSAEAPLSHISYYEAYAYAQWKGLRLPTEFEWEVASDKFNWGSRWEWTESAYSPYPGFKTAEGALGEYNGKFMVNQKVLRGSSVATSRDHARYTYRNFFHPHLRWQFTGLRLAK, from the coding sequence ATGATCTCACAACACCGGCTGCTAAATTTATTCAATGACACCAGGGCAGAGACTGAAAATATATGCTCCTTCCTGGAAATTGAAGATTATGTAGTGCAGCCCGTGGTTGATGTATCTCCTCCCAAATGGCATTTAGGCCATACTACCTGGTTTTTTGAAGAGTTTGTGCTTAAGAAATACCAGGAAGATTATAAACTTTATGATCCAAACTCGGCGTATGTTTTCAACAGTTATTACGAAAGTGTGGGTGATAAAGTAATACGTACAGATCGGGGGAACCTCTCCCGCCCTACTGTTGCCTGGGTTTATAACTACCGGAAATATGTAACACGTGAACTTCAGGATTTTTTCAGCAATAATCCCGAATTATCAAAGGAGATCCTGGAGGTAATTGAAATAGGATGCCACCACGAAAAACAGCATCAGGAATTACTGTATACAGATATTAAATATATACTGGGAAATAATCCGCTGCTGCCGGTTTACAATGATATTTTTGAAGAAAACCCTATTGAGGACACACCTCCGGAATGGATAAAAATACCGGAAGGAGTTTACGAAATAGGGCATAAAAATGAAGATTTTTCCTATGATAATGAACTGGGAGTTCATAAGGTATATTTAAAAGATTTTGAAATTTCTTCCACGTTGGTTACTAATGGGGAATACCTGGAATTTATAAATGCAGGAGGTTATAGTAAGGTGCTATTATGGCATGCTGAAGCCTGGGACTGGTTAAACTCAAATAATATTACGGCTCCTTTTTACTGGCACCAGATTGATTGGGAATGGCATCAATATACGCTGCAGGGATTAATAAAGCTTTCTGCGGAAGCGCCCCTTTCCCATATATCTTATTACGAAGCCTACGCCTACGCCCAATGGAAAGGCCTGCGGCTTCCCACCGAATTTGAATGGGAAGTGGCCAGTGATAAATTTAATTGGGGTTCCCGGTGGGAATGGACTGAAAGTGCGTATTCTCCCTACCCTGGTTTCAAAACGGCTGAAGGTGCTTTGGGCGAATACAATGGAAAATTCATGGTCAACCAAAAAGTTTTAAGAGGAAGCTCTGTAGCTACTTCCAGAGATCATGCCCGCTATACCTACCGCAATTTTTTTCATCCTCATTTACGCTGGCAATTTACAGGGCTAAGACTGGCCAAATAA